From Etheostoma cragini isolate CJK2018 chromosome 3, CSU_Ecrag_1.0, whole genome shotgun sequence:
tgggatggagatagGGGTTCCACGTAgcttcttcgggctgtgcccgaccgggctccgtggcaaacccggccaccaggcgctcgctgacgagcccgccgtctgggcctggctccaggcGGGGGCCCCGGGcctcctccgggcagggtcactccctctctacctcggtctttcatggggtctttgaaccattctttgtctggcccctcacctgagaccacctTGCCATGGGAGACActaccaggagcacacagctccagacaacacagccctcaggttcgtagggacacacaaacctctccaccactataaggtgatggttccccggagaggggAACCTCTCTGTGAATTTTGATTCACATGTTAATATTCACATGTGAAAgattgcattttatgtttttttggaaaGGTAAGGATGACCTTTTGGAACCATGCATAGCCACAAAGAAGGGATGTGATGAAAATGAAGTTCACAAAGAGCGGAGGAAGGAAAAGCTTATATTGTGTTACTTCATTTCTCAAAACTTAAATGATAAGACTAATTTTCATTaacatcttttttcatttattgaaaacaaaatacagagtGGATCAGATAAATTGAGACATTCAATTTGAGTGCTGGTTTCATGAATTGGTGGTTTCTCTGCCCATGatagctttctttgtgtttctttctggtTTCAGCAGGATTATGTAACACTTGGGTCCAAACAGTGCAACCAAGAGGCCAAAACTGGAGGCCAGGATGGCAAAGACCTCAACTGCATCTGCATATTTGCCTGGAGAGTTGACATAGGCCGGGACAAAAGCCACCCACACAGCACAGAAGATCAGCATGCTGAAAGTGATCAGCTTGGCCTCATTGAAGTTGTCTGGAAGATTCCTCGCCAGAAATGCTAACAGGAAGCTAACAATAGCCAGTAAGCCAATATAGCCAAGTAAAACTGCAAAACCAACTGTAGACCCAACTACACACTCATAAAATATCCTGTCATTGTAGTATTGAGTGTTTTTATGAGGAGCCGGGGAGGCAGAGACAATCCAAGAGGTGCAGATTGCTGCCTGAATGCAGGTAAGAGCTAAAACCGATCCTCTCTGCTGCACAGCACCAAACCACTTGAGACTGGCTCCTCCTCCTGGCTTCGATGCCTTGAACACTGCCAGAACCACCATTGTTTTTACCAGGATGCATGAGACACAAAGCACAAAGCTGATCCCAAATGCTGCATGTCTAAGTTGACATGTCCAGAGACTTGGACGTCCCATAAACAGCAGTGAACACAGGAAACATAGCTTAAGTGACACCAAAAGCATGAAACTCAGTTCTGAATTGTTGGCTCGTACCATGGGTGTACTGCGATGATAGGTGAAGATTACCAGGACAACAGCACAGATAATTGTACCAAGCAACGAGGTGGTTGTCAAAAAGATACCAAGAGGCTCATAGTAGGAGAGAAACTCGGTTTTCTTAGGAACACAGTGGTCACGCTGTGGGCTGGACCAGAAATCCTCTGGACAACTGGTGCACTCCATGGAGTCTGACAAAAAATTGGAAGATGGTGAGATACATCTTAATTTTATGTCTCCAAGGGACAATGTTTAAACATGAATACCTACCAGTCTTATTGCTGATCTTTCCCTCAGAACACGGGAGGCAATCAAAACAGCACACAGGCTCCCCCTTCCTTCTGGCCATGCGGGTACCTAGAGGACAGCTCTCGCTGCACACTGACTTTGGTGgctataatgaaaaaaacatatatattttattttacaccaCTTCCCACTGCTAAATGACTTATTGTTACAAAAAAGGATTCAGAAGTAAAATCAGAAGAAACCTGTTTGGATTCAAAGTTCCAGAAGATTTTGTCTTCATCAAGTGTAAGTTCTTCACCTTTGAATGACTCTTTAACTGCACCCACATTCTGCACTTCAGTTCTTCCATCAGGGAGCCACAGCCAGTTCATGACATCATATATTGGTAAGGCATCACCATTTTCATCAAAGGACACTTGATCACCAAATGGAGTGGTAAAGTTGACTTTTTCCAAGTAATACACAAGCTATACATATCAGATTAAGAGAAAGAGGAACCCCAATAAATATTATCTGTGACCATGGTGAACACAGTGGCACCTAACATTCATTAAACAAACTGCATACTACACTTAATGTAtgaaattgtgaaaatattaaCAATTCCAACAAAGCatcaattttaaaagtaaatactTTGACAATACTGTCTAGCCAGTGACAAAACATCCTCCCCAAACTGATAATACTATTCACTTCTGAACCATCCTTTAAGCTATATATTGTTCACTTTAAGAATATTAATCACATAGCTTTAAATTCCTATATCCTAAATGCTATTCTGCAATAAGTACTAAATAATATGATATAGTCACATAAACAGGGTGAGTGTGAACTGATATCACACCTGCCATGGCTCCAGTCTTTGCAAATTGCCACAGCTGTGTCCGCTGAAAGGCCCTCTCCCTTGCACACACCGCAGCATGGCATCGATGGCATACGCCAGCGCATACACAGCCTTGTACACATTATACTCTGACCTGAGGTTCGAAATGTCCAACAACTCAGTCTTCACATTCTCTAGAACTTCATTTCCAGTGCATAGTGCTCCCCCAGCTTCCACCCAACCTGTTGGAGGTGGTGCAAATCTACACTGAAAGGTGTTCTCCCAAAATTGATTtatctgaaatgtatttaaatggtgtgttataaataatgacaatgtattgtattattctCAAAGATAACAGATCAGATTGCAAGGTTTATCTCACAATGCTATTTCCAtggctgttgttgtgttgtaggTCAGGACGTATTTGTAACAGGAAGTCCCTTAACCCTGGTATTTCTCCACGGCGGATGGCAATGCCCAGCGTGCCACCCAGGTATGGCATTAGGTGGGGGGTCTGCAGCACAGCAGCTGCTGTCCAGGCTTCACTGGCCATCCACTGCAGGCCTCTCACATTCTGCCTCACCACCTGTGCATTGCGTtataaaaactgtaatttttttaaagcaaaatgtaaatttatatataaattCATACTGTCATGAGGAGTAATTATTCAACTAAATCTATTTGTTACAAGACacaattaatttaaatcttttagTTTGGCAAGTAAAACAATAAGTTGTATGATTGTATGAAATCCTAATGAAGCCCAACCTCTTCCATGAGGTTAATCATGTGGCTCTCATGCGCAAACACAATGACCACACGAGCTGTAGATTTCCTCATTATATCCACAATCCTCCTTAGTTCAGCTTGGTCATTGCCCCAGGGCAAAATCTCTACGTAGGCAAGACAGCCTCCACCAGTCTGAACCAGGTCAGATTGGAAGGATTGGGCAGCGTGGAGTCCATAGTCATCATCACTGACCAGCAGACCTGCCCAAGTCCAGCCAAAGAGAATAAGAATCTGAATCATAGCACGCACCTGAGTAAATACAGAGTAAAGGAATTAGTGCCGGAACATGCTAAAATGGTTCCACAGTCAACCATATTTAATTATTGCATTTCAGCTTCGTTAGCTGAGAATAAACAGCtcaaacaacacagaatatGAAAGGTTTTGCTATTTTTTCATTAGAATAACCTATGTTCTTTCTAGGGAATGTTTGAGTTCACATGcttctttatgtttttctgaTTAACGGTCACCTGAAAAGCATCACTTGGAATGGTCCTAAAGAAGGATGGAAACTTTTGCCGGTCACTCAGACACGAACATGTGGCAAAATAACTCACCTGTGAAAGACACAGACTGCACATCCTAAACACATTCAAAGCCTTTAATCAGCTTTTTCAAATGGTTAAGATTGATTAGTTCATGTTTGCAAGTAACATtacgtttttaaaataaatcaacatgaTGTAAAAGAATGATGACAGAAAACTTACCAGAGGTACTCTGTATAAACCATACACAGTGGAGATGGCAATAGAACTTGTAGAGGCAGAATCACCCACAATCCCTAGGACTGGAAGGGTTCCTACACATGTTTCATCTACTACAACCTTCTTCTCTTGACCACTGGCTAATGACAACGCTGCACGTAATCCAATTCCTAGTTCGAGGCAGTTATCATAAAGACTGTATCCAAGAGTCACATTAGGTAGCAGGTTGGAGTTTCTGTTGATCTCATCAATAACAAAGGCCATGGTCTGGGCCTGCCTGAATCCTAGAACAtcaaaactaacacaaaaatacCTTTGTtagaaaatacaacatattaCAGTAACTGTGctgacatgtactgtactgtatatgttgcaTAATTACAGATTTTGCAAACAATTAAGCCAGTTGAATAGCAACAATTATTACAATAGTCTTTTGCATTTAAAGATAAAGGAATCAAGGtttctgaaaaaataatatgtctaaaatggcaaaaaatgcCCATTGTAATTCTTTCGGAGTAATATCCTATCATATTAAATACAGTGCACTAATGGGATAGATTTCCCCTAGTTTCTACTTTTTGCTGTTTCCCTGACATACTCACCCATTGCAGGTAGGCTGCTGTGGCTCTGAGATAAAAGATTGGTcaggaaagacagagaagaagtgGATCTGAAACACCCCACCCAGAACCACATTGCCAGCCTTGTGCATCCCATTTAGGTGAAACTGTCCCTGTAACTGGCAAGAGGTGGAATAAAGAGGAGTGGGCACAGCAGAAGAAAAGTAGGAATACAACAACATGAAGTACACCAGCAAgttgacataaaaaaatgccCACATGACTTTCCTGCTGCTTACCCTCTTTCTGAGCCAGTGTCAACCCCTTTTATTGACTTACGGTTTTGTTTAATCTTGTACACCACCTATCAGCGCATACAAACAGGCAGGGGCAGGGttgaaatgcatttaatttgaGAATGATTTGGGGATTTCATTTGTGCATGTTTAATAAAATCTCACCAAGGCTATTTCAGCAGCCTTTCCAACCCAAATTAAAGTTGGTGATGGCCAATATGATTGATGTCCATAGAAATTTGCACAACAGTCATAATCTAttatgagtttattttttttaaattttatattaaatagACTTTGATATGTTCTGTATATTgttgtcaataaaataaattgtttcaCCTTCCAGTACATCAACATGACTTGTTGTAAAATTAAGTTTTCTTCCATAGTGCTCAGCAGTTTAATaccaatataataataatgtatgtgtTAGAAGAGCAACTTTATAGTATAGCGTATAATTCCAAATTTGTGAGGGCCAATCCCATACCAAATCAAAGTCACCAAATGCTTAAATCAGTCCCGTGTATGTCCATTAGATGGCAGAAGTCTACCAAtacataatcttttttttttttctttttttttttaaggattgcAAGTATCATAAATCATTTCACACAATCCACAAGGCAAATGGGAgttgaaatgtttcattttcaaacctgtctttatacacacagtacatacatgcaAATGTGTTTCCCATTGCATTTTTCCAGAATTGGCCACTTTATTTCTGGGATTACAGACAGGAACCTGTAATGgttctttaattatttatttacctaAAACATTAATAGTGAGTTTATGGACATAACTTTCCAGGTAGGTCAGGATGACCTTACTCGGCTCTATTCTTCTTTAGCTAGATATGGAAGAATATTGCATccattaaaacatttgcattgtCAGACACAAACCAAAAATTAACCTGTTGGCAATTGAGAAAATCCAGACATATCAGGACAGAAAATGAAAGTATAGTACAATTGAATTTTTTGATCTTGTTCCTTTATTAAAGATGAGCTATCTCATAGTAAGTTAGTTAATAGACAGTTAATAGTTAGTCCACAATTACTTTATGGttaaaagttaattaaaagTTAATAGCTAGTTAGTAGTTAGTTTGTCATCTGTTAGTTAATAGCGGGCTCATAGTTAGTTATTAGTCAGTTAGTTAAAAGTTTGTTAAAAGTAAGATAAtagttaaaagttaaatatttcaaacacaGTTTAAAACTACTcaatagctagctagttagaTAAAATGTAGGGTTAAAAGTTACAAGGTAATAGCTTTTAGCTGTAGCCGGTTTTATCAGACTATCGCTGCTCCGGGTTACAAAGAAAACCCACACACTGTTCACCTAAACACACTGCCcgcactgccatgacacagataTGTGTGGAAATCAGCTAAATATATCTTTAATAGTTCATAGTTAGATAACGGTTAGTTAAAAGTTATTCAACActtcaaaaatgtgttgtttatttttatgtgttttttagatagacattacattacattatacataaacatttcaaatgtgaaatgtttcatttcacaTGTGAAATTAAGCTTTTCACAAGTGAGAGATTACAttccacacattttttttgtaagggTATGAATAtacttgcattgccagaccactgtgctgcaaaggaaggtctggtgAGCATTCTGGGAAGGGAGAAAAACCTACGCTGTGTTGccatttctataaaccaatcacaatcgtcttgggtggtaCTAGGCGCCGTACAGATCAagggtgcctctgcaaaatagccttgggaaggaacttgttttggtggaatgtgtgtacgttcaaaggttattttagtcgtgcaacagaaaactcagattggacagatagtctagcaagctgtctggatttaccctgcagagatctgaggagcagttaaccatagtttcataaatcaaccagagtttaaaatgccaccATAAAGAAAGTGGAAAGTAACCAAAATGCAAGACATCATGCACAATTTCCGGCGGCACTCAAACGATCCCAAAAGGGGTACGCCATGGATATTGACAAGGGCATGATCTGGACCACTCATGCCCCAAAGAAGGGATTTGATTGCAATGGGGTTCACGGCAGGCAAAGGAAAAATTaacataatgtaacatttttatcTTTGAAATACTagtgaattataaaaaaaagagatcagacaagaacacattttttgtcaacatttttatttcttcttcttttgtttgttgaatGCAAAATAAAGAGTGGATCACATTAAGTGATGCATTTACTTtgagttctgtttttttatcacttagTGGTTCCTCTGCCCATGatggctttctttgtgtttctttctggtTTCAGCAGGATTGTGTAACATTTGGGACCAAACAGTGCCAACAAGAGGCCAAAACTGGAGGCCAGGATGGCAAAGACCTCCACAGCATCTGCATATTTGCCTGGAGAGTTAATGTAAGCAGGGACGAAGGCCACCCACACAGCACAGAAGATCAGCATGCTGAAAGTGATCAGCTTGGCCTCATTGAAGTTATCTGGAAGATTCCTCGCCAGAAATGCTAACAGGAAGCTAACGATAGCCAGTAAGCCAATATAGCCCATTAACACTGCAAAACAAACTCTGGACCCAACTACACACTCAGAAACTATCTTATCATTGTGGTATTGAGTGTTTTTATGAGGAGCTGGTGAGGCACAGACAAGCCAAGCGGTGCAGATTACTGCCTGAATGCAGGTAAGAGCTAAAACAGTTCCTCTCTGCTGCACAGCACCAAACCACTTGAGCCTGGCTCCTCCTCCTGGCTTGGAGGCATTGAACACTGCCAGAACCACCATTGTTTTTACCAGGATGCATGAGACACAAAGTACAAAGCTGATACCAAATGCTGCATGTCTCAGTTGACATGTCCAGAGACTTGGACGTCCCATAAACAGCAGtgaacacaggaaacacagttTAAGTGACACCAAGAGCATGAAACTCAGTTCTGAATTGTTGGCGCGTACCATGGGTGTACTGCGATGATAAATGAAGATTACCAGGACAACAGCACAGATAAATGTACCCAGCAACGAGGCTGATGCCAAGCAGATACCCAGAGGCTCTTGATAGGAGAGGAACTCGGTTTTCTTTGGAACACAGTGATCACGTTGAGGGCTGGACCAGAAATCCTCTGGACAACTGTTGCACTCCATGGAGTCTGACAGAAAAGGGAAGGAGAGATACATATTAATTTTACATCTCCAAAATACAATGTCTCAATCTGAATACCTACCAGTCTTATTGCTGATCTTTCCCTCAGAACACGGGATGCAGTCAAAACAGCACACAGGCTCCCCCTTCTTTCTGGCCGTGCGGGTACCTGGAGGACAGCTCTCGCTGCACACTGACTTTGGTGGCTATACGGAAAAAGATAAATCTGTTAACCTATATCATTAAACACCGCTGAGATCTACagtccaaataaaaacatataaatgcCAGTAAAGAAAAAATTACTTCTGTGGATTCAAAGCTCCAGAAGATTTTGTCTTCATCAAGTGTGATTTCTTCACCTGTGAATGACTCTTTAACTTCACCCACATTCTGCACTTTAATTCTTCCGTCAGGGAGCCAAAGCCAGTTCATGACATCATATATTGGTAAGACATCACCATTCTCATCAAATGTTACTTGATCACCAAATGGAGTGGTGAAGTTCACGTGTTGCACATAATGCACaagctgaagaaaaaaactgagcaTTATCCTAATATTCAAAGAATTTGCAACACAATCTCAAcaatttaattttctaaatactATCTGTTAATTTTTAACTTTATCCCACATCACTGGCATAAAATAATGGGAGTGTGTTTTCTCCTATGTCTGACATAAAATATTATACTTTGAAAAGAGAGAATACACAGCTTACCAATGTAATGATTGCATACTTTTTTTCCTAATATTCTATACTCACAAACCTACATTAAGTACCTCAAGGTGTAGCAGCTGTTTTCAAAAGATAAACAGGTGGAGTGTAAACTGATTTCACACCTGCCATGGCTCCAATCTTTGCAAAGTAGCACAGCTGTGCCCAATGAAAGGCCCTCTCCCTGGCACACAGCGCAGCATGTCATCGAGGGCATACGCCAGGGCATAGACAGCTTTGTAAACATTGTACTCAGGCCTGAGGTTAGATAGATCTAAAAACTCAGTCTCCACATGTTCAATATCTTCCTGTCCAGTGCACAGTTCTCCCCCAGTTTTAACCCAACCTGCTGGAAGTGGCGCAAATCTACACTGAAATGTGTCTTCCCAAAACTGTCTCAcctgaaatgtaaacaaattacAATATATTACTCTTGTAATTTTAGAACAATTTTAAGTAAGATTAAACTCATACCATGTTATTTCCATagatgttgttgtcatgttggTCAGGACGTATTTGTAAAAGGAAGTCCCTGAGCCCTGGTATTTCTCCTTTACGTATAGCAATGCCCAGTGTGCTGCTCAAGTATGGCATTAGATGGGGGGTCTGGAGTACGGAAGCAGTTGTCCAGGTTTCACTTGCCATCCACTGGCGGCCAGTCACATTCTGCCTCGCCACCTGTGAATTGCattttgtgaaaatataatATGTCATTTAATTAATAAACGTATATATTActtctgttaaaaaatacagtgcagtttGTAGCAAGTAGTATTTTTTCTACAGCAATATGAGAACACTCAgcacaaatgtaataaatgtaaaattgatCTGAACCTCTTCCATTAGTTGAATCATGTGGATCTCGTGAGCAAACACTATGATTACACGAGCTGTTGATGTCTTTATTAAATGTACAATCTTCATGAGTTCATTCGGGTCACTGTCCCAGGGCAAAACCTCTGAGTAGGCCAGACAACCTTCACCAGACTGAACCAGGTCAGATTGGAAGGATCGGGCAACATTACGTCCATAGTCATCATCACTGACCAGAAGGCCGACCCAAGACCAGCCAAAGTGTTTTAGAATCTGAATCATAGCACGCACCTGAATGGATATATGGAATGAGACGGAATGAGATAAGATGCTCATactatgctcatttttaggtttataattatatttagaggttatatcagaataggttcacatagtttaattttcaaaaaacatcatatt
This genomic window contains:
- the LOC117942499 gene encoding extracellular calcium-sensing receptor-like, with amino-acid sequence MWAFFYVNLLVYFMLLYSYFSSAVPTPLYSTSCQLQGQFHLNGMHKAGNVVLGGVFQIHFFSVFPDQSFISEPQQPTCNGFDVLGFRQAQTMAFVIDEINRNSNLLPNVTLGYSLYDNCLELGIGLRAALSLASGQEKKVVVDETCVGTLPVLGIVGDSASTSSIAISTVYGLYRVPLVSYFATCSCLSDRQKFPSFFRTIPSDAFQVRAMIQILILFGWTWAGLLVSDDDYGLHAAQSFQSDLVQTGGGCLAYVEILPWGNDQAELRRIVDIMRKSTARVVIVFAHESHMINLMEEVVRQNVRGLQWMASEAWTAAAVLQTPHLMPYLGGTLGIAIRRGEIPGLRDFLLQIRPDLQHNNSHGNSIINQFWENTFQCRFAPPPTGWVEAGGALCTGNEVLENVKTELLDISNLRSEYNVYKAVYALAYAIDAMLRCVQGRGPFSGHSCGNLQRLEPWQLVYYLEKVNFTTPFGDQVSFDENGDALPIYDVMNWLWLPDGRTEVQNVGAVKESFKGEELTLDEDKIFWNFESKQPPKSVCSESCPLGTRMARRKGEPVCCFDCLPCSEGKISNKTDSMECTSCPEDFWSSPQRDHCVPKKTEFLSYYEPLGIFLTTTSLLGTIICAVVLVIFTYHRSTPMVRANNSELSFMLLVSLKLCFLCSLLFMGRPSLWTCQLRHAAFGISFVLCVSCILVKTMVVLAVFKASKPGGGASLKWFGAVQQRGSVLALTCIQAAICTSWIVSASPAPHKNTQYYNDRIFYECVVGSTVGFAVLLGYIGLLAIVSFLLAFLARNLPDNFNEAKLITFSMLIFCAVWVAFVPAYVNSPGKYADAVEVFAILASSFGLLVALFGPKCYIILLKPERNTKKAIMGRETTNS
- the LOC117941966 gene encoding extracellular calcium-sensing receptor-like, with the protein product MHKPGNVVLGGLFEVHYTSVVPERTFISDPEQPRCKGFDILGFRHAMTMAFAVDEINKNSTLLPNVTLGYSLYDNCGALVVGFRGALSLASGREEQFLLEENCSGSPPVLGIVGDHYSTFSIAISNVLGLYRMPIVSYFATCSCLSDRKRFPSFFRTIPSDAFQVRAMIQILKHFGWSWVGLLVSDDDYGRNVARSFQSDLVQSGEGCLAYSEVLPWDSDPNELMKIVHLIKTSTARVIIVFAHEIHMIQLMEEVARQNVTGRQWMASETWTTASVLQTPHLMPYLSSTLGIAIRKGEIPGLRDFLLQIRPDQHDNNIYGNNMVRQFWEDTFQCRFAPLPAGWVKTGGELCTGQEDIEHVETEFLDLSNLRPEYNVYKAVYALAYALDDMLRCVPGRGPFIGHSCATLQRLEPWQLVHYVQHVNFTTPFGDQVTFDENGDVLPIYDVMNWLWLPDGRIKVQNVGEVKESFTGEEITLDEDKIFWSFESTEPPKSVCSESCPPGTRTARKKGEPVCCFDCIPCSEGKISNKTDSMECNSCPEDFWSSPQRDHCVPKKTEFLSYQEPLGICLASASLLGTFICAVVLVIFIYHRSTPMVRANNSELSFMLLVSLKLCFLCSLLFMGRPSLWTCQLRHAAFGISFVLCVSCILVKTMVVLAVFNASKPGGGARLKWFGAVQQRGTVLALTCIQAVICTAWLVCASPAPHKNTQYHNDKIVSECVVGSRVCFAVLMGYIGLLAIVSFLLAFLARNLPDNFNEAKLITFSMLIFCAVWVAFVPAYINSPGKYADAVEVFAILASSFGLLLALFGPKCYTILLKPERNTKKAIMGRGTTK